The stretch of DNA ATCGAACTTAATGGCCACCTTCTGGTTCGGCTGGTAGCTGTAGGCTACTTTCTGGTCGCCGTCGAGGATGTTGACCATTTTTTGCCCCTGGACCACAGCCTCGGTACGAATCTTGTTGCCGGAGATCCACATCTTGCCGCTGACCGTCTGGCCACCGGAAGTGATCGCGTAGTCATAAGAAAGGCTCTTCACCTGCTTGCCCCGGGCCAAAAGATCGTTTAAAGCCGGCAAACCACCTGCATCCCCCTTGGCATCGGAGGGAGACGCTCCCGCCGGCGGTGTCGGTTGGCCGCTAGCCGGAGGATTGGCCCCGGCCTGGCCAGCTCCTTTGTCCCTACCGCAGCCCCCTAGGGCAGCGCCAAGCGCTAGCGCCAGCACCAAAGCCAGCACCAGACCAGCCTTAACCGTGCCCATGATCCTGCCCCTACCCCTACCGATATCCCCGGCCCTCACCCGCCTGGCATCGCCAAACACCATACCCACCTCCCTACCATATTCTGGCTAATTGTATCATAGGACTTGCCCAAGTACAACGAATGTTTCATAATGGAAGTACCAGGCACGGCCAATTAGATTGGTATAGGCAGAGTTCTGGCAGGAATTTGCGCCCTAAAAAGCGAATTAACTTCTGCAAGCAATTATACAGGATATAGTACACTGGTTTAGTTCTGGTTTAGTTCAGTTGACTAGCTTCATGTTGACGGCACGGCGACGGTTGCATATCACATCCTAATCCAGGGGGCGTTAGCATGGGCGATTTGAAAGTGATCATTTTGGCAGGAGGTTTGGGCAAGAGCCTGTGGCCTTGCAGTCGCAAAGACAAGCCCAAGCCATTTTTGGCGTTGGCCGGCCCTGATACCCTGCTACAGCAGACAGTCAAGCGAGCTAAGCTCCTAGTTTCCATAGAGGACATTTATGTGGTAACCGGAAAGCAGCATGTGGGATTGGTACAGGAGCAGGTGCCAGATTTGCCCCAAGAAAATATTTTGGCCGAGCCAGTAGGCCGGGATACCGCTCCTGCCATTGCCCTGGCCATCGCCTATCTAACCGCCAACCGAGAAATAAAGCCCTCCTTACCAGCGCAAGCGCCAGCTGAGCCGCAAGCGCCAGGAGTGCCAGCGCAAGCGCCGGGAACAGCACCAGCGCCAGCATTGGCCTCCGCTCCATCGCCAGCGCCGGCGTCAGACCCGGTGATGGTGGTCTTGCCGGTGGATCACATTATTCGGGACCAGGCCGGCTTTGCAGAGAGCGTACGCTTAGCCGTCGATGCCGCCCGTGCCACCGGGGATCTGGTGGCCATCGGGATCAAACCCACCCGCCCGGAAACCAACTACGGCTACATCCAGCTTAGCCCGGCCGAACATAAGGACCACCTTTATCTCACCGAAGCCTTCATTGAAAAGCCGGACATGGGCCAGGCTTTGAGCTTCCTCAAATCGGGCCAGCACCTGTGGAACACCGGCATCTTTGCCTGGCGCCTA from Clostridia bacterium encodes:
- a CDS encoding mannose-1-phosphate guanylyltransferase gives rise to the protein MGDLKVIILAGGLGKSLWPCSRKDKPKPFLALAGPDTLLQQTVKRAKLLVSIEDIYVVTGKQHVGLVQEQVPDLPQENILAEPVGRDTAPAIALAIAYLTANREIKPSLPAQAPAEPQAPGVPAQAPGTAPAPALASAPSPAPASDPVMVVLPVDHIIRDQAGFAESVRLAVDAARATGDLVAIGIKPTRPETNYGYIQLSPAEHKDHLYLTEAFIEKPDMGQALSFLKSGQHLWNTGIFAWRLGSMEKAIARYLPDLAQGMEQVRQAIGTLELEPALEESFSSLPNTSIEEGILQKADNVWAIAAQFAWDKLDSWTAVARSLSPDHKGNVTQGRCIPISTCDSIIWSDNPNKLVVTFGLDEALVVDTASALLVADKRRCRDMNKVTEEIAKRGWQRFLDADILAGNKSEAGRASAKGAAAGRA